The Cervus canadensis isolate Bull #8, Minnesota chromosome X, ASM1932006v1, whole genome shotgun sequence genome contains a region encoding:
- the LOC122434331 gene encoding histone H2A-Bbd type 2/3, with protein sequence MPRKRGRRRSSGRRTALHELSFSMSHMERLLWEGHYAQCLSSSAPIFLAAIMQHLTAKVLELAGNKAQNSGQRRITPELVGMAVHHNALLSSSLGMKTISLVAPAQH encoded by the coding sequence ATGCCAAGGAAAAGGGGCCGCCGAAGGTCGTCTGGTCGCCGCACCGCCCTTCACGAGCTGTCTTTCTCCATGAGCCACATGGAGCGCCTCCTGTGGGAAGGCCACTATGCCCAGTGCCTGAGCTCTTCCGCACCCATCTTCCTAGCAGCCATCATGCAGCACCTGACTGCCAAGGTCCTGGAGCTGGCAGGCAACAAGGCCCAGAACAGCGGTCAGAGGCGCATCACCCCAGAGCTGGTGGGCATGGCGGTCCACCACAATGCTCTGCTCAGCAGCTCTTTAGGGATGAAAACCATCTCCCTGGTGGCCCCAGCCCAGCACTAG
- the F8A1 gene encoding 40-kDa huntingtin-associated protein, with product MAASAAGLGGGGAGPGPEPGDFLARYRQVSNKLKKRFLRKPNVAEAGEQFAQLGRELRAQECLPYAAWCQLAVARCQQALFHGPGEALALTEAARLFLWQERDARQRLACPAAGGEALQAAAAALGAAVRLNLELGQPAAAAALCLELAAALRDLGQPAAAAGHFQRAAQLQLPQLPLAALQALGHAASCQLLARDYSGALALFTRMQRLARELGGPPPQPQPPLPLQPAVPAALAPPLPPGAGPPTTAAPAALGAFADVLVRCEVSRVLLLLLLQPPPAKLLPEHAHTLEKYAWEAFDGHGQDSSGPLPEELFLLLQSLVMATHEKDTEAVKSLQVEMWPLLSAEQNHLLHLVLQETVSPSGQGI from the coding sequence ATGGCGGCTTCCGCGGCCGGcctgggcggcggcggcgcgggcccAGGGCCCGAACCGGGAGATTTCCTGGCCCGCTATCGTCAGGTGTCCAACAAGCTCAAGAAGCGGTTCCTGCGGAAGCCGAACGTGGCGGAGGCCGGCGAGCAGTTCGCCCAGCTCGGCCGCGAGCTGCGCGCCCAGGAGTGCCTGCCGTACGCGGCCTGGTGCCAGCTGGCGGTGGCGCGCTGCCAACAGGCGCTCTTCCACGGGCCCGGCGAGGCGCTGGCGCTGACAGAGGCCGCGCGCCTCTTTCTGTGGCAGGAGCGCGACGCGCGCCAACGCCTGGCCTGCCCCGCCGCCGGCGGGGAGGCCCTgcaggccgccgccgccgcgctggGCGCCGCCGTGCGCCTGAACCTGGAGCTCGGGCAGCCGGCCGCGGCCGCCGCGCTCTGCCTTGAGCTGGCGGCCGCCCTGCGCGACCTGGGCCAGCCGGCCGCTGCCGCCGGCCACTTCCAGCGCGCCGCGCAGCTGCAGCTGCCCCAGCTGCCCCTGGCCGCCTTGCAGGCGCTTGGCCACGCCGCGTCCTGCCAGCTGCTGGCCCGGGACTACAGCGGCGCGCTGGCGCTCTTCACGCGCATGCAGCGCCTGGCGCGGGAGCTCGGCGGCCCCCCGCCGCAGCCGCAgccgcccctgcccctgcagcccgCCGTCCCCGCGGCCCTCGCCCCGCCGCTCCCGCCCGGCGCTGGGCCGCCGACTACCGCCGCCCCGGCAGCGCTGGGCGCCTTCGCCGACGTGCTGGTCCGCTGCGAGGTGTCCcgcgtgctgctgctgctgctcctgcagcCGCCGCCCGCCAAGCTCCTGCCGGAGCACGCGCACACCCTGGAGAAGTACGCCTGGGAGGCCTTCGACGGCCACGGGCAGGACAGCAGCGGCCCGCTGCCCGAGGAGCTGTTCTTGCTGCTGCAGTCCTTGGTCATGGCCACGCACGAGAAGGACACGGAGGCCGTCAAGTCGCTACAGGTGGAGATGTGGCCCCTGCTGAGCGCCGAGCAGAACCACCTCCTGCACCTCGTTCTGCAGGAAACCGTCTCGCCGTCGGGCCAGGGGATCTGA